In Brachypodium distachyon strain Bd21 chromosome 5, Brachypodium_distachyon_v3.0, whole genome shotgun sequence, the genomic window tgtaatatttcgacaagaattatggaacggagggagtaatattaaATGCAATGAATATTGAAATGTAAATGAAACAGGCCAGTATAGTTCCACTACTATGAGGCGTGACCCTCTATGAACAGCACAATCTGTTTCCACCCATATCCTAGACATTAAGGGAATGATGAGAAATTCAcaggaaaacagaaaaggaatAAGAAGAAACCAAATACCATGTGCCCGGTTTTCAGCATTCGCCACATCAAATCGCAACTTGTCAGCCTCTTTAGTCATGGTTATCAAGTTCATTTCCATTGTCCGCATCTGCTCAACTTGCTTGACGTTTGTATTTTTCTCATACTCAAACGCAGATCTTGGCATGATTagaaatatatattaatataAAGTCCTATGTACCACCAAAGCTCAGACTGGCAAAGAAATGTAAAAAAGGAGCATTATCACAAACCTTAGACTGTGATGCTCTTTCCTTAGCCCATCTAGCTCAGCAAGCAATTCGGCAAGGTTAGTGTTGTTCCCAGAGAGCTTCTGTAATTCTTTAGTCACAATCTCTACCTCAGAAGTAAGCATCTGCCTTTCGGTAATAAGTCTCTTTGCCTCCATGTGCACTTGGTGAAGTTCTTTCTTCACTGCATCACCAGCCTGTATGTCTGCCTCCATTAATCTTATTCTCTCCACCAAATCTCTTATCTGCATATCCGTATCTAACTGGACATCACCTAGGTGGGTGCGGATCATTTGCATTTCTTTCTCAGTATCAATAATATCCTGTCTTAAGACCTGATGGCTTGATGACAATCGCTGATTCTCCCTGATGAGCTTTTCTGCCTCTGCAGTCAGCATGGCAAGCTTGTCTTCCAGGATTTCCAGTGTGGTGGCAGGAGAAGGCTCCAAATGTTGGCGGCCAGAGAGGATGGCTGCAGAGAAGGCACCATGGCGCATCAGACCTTGAGCTTGGGCACTCCGTCCATCTAGGTGGCCCCGATGAGCCATTATCCTAAAATAGGAAGTATTGTTAAAAAAAGAGCCAATTCTTAAGCTGCTTCAGAATTCAGCACACTTATAGTTCTGATTAAAAAGATTAATGCACCATGTACCTACATTTTTACACCGGACAACAGGAACATGCATCATATGATTAAAATGGCACCTTACCGTTAGTTACAGAAGCAATTTGAATGTAGGTAACATTGATCTGAAATTTTGGCTATTGCACCTTTTCCTATGGAAGATTTTGTTCTAAGTTCCCAAGAGGCCACTTCTTAAAGGAAGCAATAAAGTTAACGTATAAGTCAACAGAACCTATATGGGATACCGTCTCATCAGAATAAGTGCAGATACCAGAACGGCTTGCACATCACCAAGGTTTGAGTGCACTCACAAAAGCAGTCTTTGAAAACTTACAAGCTTGAACTCCCGTCACAGGGACATCAAAACTGTAAGCTGAATCTATTATGACAACACAAGGGGAATGGATTATTTGCCCCAAGGTTTAGTGGCTCATGTCAT contains:
- the LOC100844332 gene encoding protein FLX-like 1, with amino-acid sequence MAHRGHLDGRSAQAQGLMRHGAFSAAILSGRQHLEPSPATTLEILEDKLAMLTAEAEKLIRENQRLSSSHQVLRQDIIDTEKEMQMIRTHLGDVQLDTDMQIRDLVERIRLMEADIQAGDAVKKELHQVHMEAKRLITERQMLTSEVEIVTKELQKLSGNNTNLAELLAELDGLRKEHHSLRSAFEYEKNTNVKQVEQMRTMEMNLITMTKEADKLRFDVANAENRAHAAQVTAPQPGTAQAAGASAATNPYASAYTNQAAAYQQGNPQAVAYQQQQGTPQAAAYQHGTPQAAAYQQGTLQGGAYQQGTPAGTYAYPTAFDTANAYQPHAAQASAYAGYSGYPVAGYAQPSYPGTYAAPQHPVTSGTATDVTCTYGAVGSAGYPAGVVQPSTGAANAGQAPPAPPAPYPATYDPTRGAQR